A single region of the bacterium genome encodes:
- a CDS encoding TfoX/Sxy family protein translates to MPHFIQNRQKHEINRLPNIGKVMAKKLKRADIYSFHELKKLGAEKVFLRLKAEDEGACLSSLCALEGAIQGIRWHELSKEKKEELRRFFEQQKETKKPR, encoded by the coding sequence ATGCCCCACTTCATTCAAAATCGACAAAAACATGAGATCAACCGTCTGCCGAATATCGGCAAAGTGATGGCGAAAAAATTGAAACGAGCCGATATTTATTCATTTCACGAACTTAAAAAACTAGGCGCAGAAAAAGTTTTTCTGCGTTTGAAAGCAGAAGACGAAGGCGCATGCCTGAGTTCACTATGCGCACTGGAAGGCGCGATACAGGGAATTCGGTGGCATGAACTTTCAAAAGAGAAGAAAGAGGAGCTGAGACGGTTCTTTGAACAGCAAAAGGAAACGAAAAAACCAAGATAG
- a CDS encoding carboxypeptidase regulatory-like domain-containing protein — protein sequence MHEFSKLSIKMTNFKQKRGRMKLINFFLIFILVLSACNEESKPISNISGKVITAVGDSAIVNVLIATNPPTGSVFTDSNGNYLIPEVSEGPYTVGASKNGFVTTTVDVLVKRGQTISANILMTRTIVADNGNCLDPILADFNWSEQFRVKGLSSDVYGIASKGSDVYVGGRFDYAGSSLVSFAAKWNGANWSALGSGMNEAVFPIVVIGNDVYYGGVFTTAGGVTVNHVARWDGNSWHALGSGTDGNVYAMAVLNGDLYIGGSFTQAGGVPANNIAKWNGSQWSAVGTGTNDVIYSMAIAGTDVIVGGNFTVAGGTSANRIAKWNGSAWSALGSGMNNYVRALAVNNSTIYAGGIFTTAGGNTAYRLAQWDGNSWSSLGDGANEYVVSLLFYDNILYCGGWFTMLGTKPINYIAQWDGNEWCGLGSGVGGYGSLGFPPGVNAMAINGSELYVGGQFDSAGTKPSSRISSYLIP from the coding sequence TTGCACGAATTTTCTAAACTATCTATCAAAATGACTAATTTTAAACAAAAAAGGGGGCGTATGAAACTCATCAATTTCTTTCTGATTTTCATTTTAGTTCTGAGTGCGTGTAATGAAGAGAGTAAACCTATCAGTAACATTTCCGGAAAGGTAATTACGGCGGTTGGGGATTCAGCTATAGTTAATGTATTAATAGCGACAAACCCTCCGACGGGTTCAGTTTTTACTGACAGCAATGGCAATTATTTAATTCCTGAAGTTTCTGAGGGACCATATACTGTAGGTGCATCTAAGAATGGTTTTGTTACGACGACGGTTGATGTATTGGTCAAAAGAGGGCAAACTATATCAGCCAACATCTTGATGACACGTACTATCGTAGCAGATAATGGCAATTGCCTTGATCCCATACTCGCCGATTTTAATTGGAGTGAGCAATTTCGTGTTAAAGGACTTAGCAGTGACGTATATGGAATTGCAAGTAAGGGATCGGATGTTTATGTCGGCGGCAGATTTGATTATGCGGGCTCTTCACTTGTTAGTTTTGCTGCTAAGTGGAATGGAGCTAATTGGTCTGCTTTGGGCAGTGGCATGAATGAGGCTGTGTTCCCGATTGTTGTGATTGGGAATGACGTTTATTATGGAGGAGTATTTACAACAGCCGGTGGAGTCACCGTCAATCATGTTGCCAGATGGGATGGGAATAGCTGGCATGCGCTTGGGAGCGGCACCGATGGAAATGTTTATGCAATGGCTGTCTTAAACGGTGATTTATATATTGGTGGTTCGTTTACACAAGCCGGTGGAGTTCCGGCAAATAATATTGCCAAATGGAATGGATCGCAATGGTCGGCGGTTGGGACGGGAACGAACGACGTCATTTATTCAATGGCTATTGCTGGGACGGACGTAATCGTTGGAGGAAACTTTACTGTCGCCGGAGGAACATCAGCTAATCGCATCGCCAAATGGAATGGATCGGCATGGAGTGCACTTGGAAGTGGCATGAATAATTATGTAAGGGCTCTGGCAGTAAATAATAGCACTATTTATGCCGGAGGGATATTTACGACCGCAGGTGGAAATACAGCTTATCGGTTAGCTCAGTGGGATGGCAACTCTTGGTCTAGCTTAGGTGATGGTGCAAACGAATATGTGGTGAGTTTACTTTTTTACGATAATATTTTGTATTGCGGTGGTTGGTTTACGATGCTAGGCACAAAACCCATAAATTATATTGCACAATGGGACGGCAATGAGTGGTGTGGTTTGGGGAGTGGGGTTGGCGGGTATGGATCCCTTGGTTTTCCACCTGGTGTAAATGCCATGGCTATCAATGGGAGTGAATTATATGTTGGCGGTCAGTTTGACAGTGCAGGTACGAAACCTTCATCAAGAATTTCGTCATATTTGATACCCTGA
- a CDS encoding pyruvate, phosphate dikinase yields MATKPKSKPAKTKSKKMVYTYGNGKAEGKAEMKNLLGGKGANLAEMANIGIPVPAGFTITTEVCTYYYKNKRKFPPEVKAQVEKAMVFVEKIMGAQFNDKKNPLLVSVRSGARRSLPGMMETVLNVGLNEATCKGLIEKTQNPRFVYDAYRRLIQMYSDVVMEKAAGIEPKDGHGIRHLLELDLNALKTARGIKLDTDLTADDLKQLIATYKARVIEVLGTPFPEDPMEQIWGAIGAVFASWVGKRAIAYRRIEGIPDEWGTAVNVQAMVYGNMGNSSATGVAFTRNPATGDNHFYGEWLANAQGEDVVAGIRTPNPLNEIGKNPHNEHLSSLETAMPNAYKQLHVIERKLEKHYHDMLDIEFTIQEGKLWMLQCRVGKRNGPSAVKMALDMYKEKLINKEEAIMRVTPAQLEELLHPIIDPAAELKLKPIAKGLPAGPGGAAGQAVFSAADAVAWGKQGKKVILVRDETNPEDVEGMRAAEGILTARGGMTSHAALVARGWGKCCIVGAGELEIHLSDRYFRVNGHKINEGDWITLNGTAGFVYEGSLPMIKAAEDNPNFIEFMKLCDQVRRLKVRTNADTPEDAAKGRLFGAEGIGLFRTEHMFYGKNSEQPLFLLRKMIVSKNEEERRAALDELFPFVKSDIKGTLAAMDGYAVTIRTLDPPLHEFVPQHEEERNKLSSSLGITAEQFNKRAEDLHENNPMMGHRGVRLGVTYPEVTEMQVRAIFEAAAELLKEGKKVFPEIMIPVVAANTELKNQKTLVENIYAEVLAKFGMKKIPHLVGTMIEIPRACLTADKVAEDAEFFSFGTNDLTQMTFGFSRDDIGGFLPEYLDKKLLPVDPFQVIDQNSIGILMKMAIDKGRKVRKDLKIGICGEHGGEPNSVEFCHSLGLNYVSCSPFRVPIARLAAAQAVINEKVNK; encoded by the coding sequence ATGGCAACAAAACCCAAAAGCAAACCGGCTAAAACAAAATCTAAAAAAATGGTTTATACGTACGGCAACGGCAAAGCCGAAGGTAAAGCTGAAATGAAAAACCTGCTCGGCGGTAAAGGCGCAAATCTTGCCGAAATGGCCAATATCGGGATTCCTGTTCCGGCCGGCTTTACGATCACAACCGAAGTTTGCACCTATTATTATAAAAATAAAAGAAAATTTCCTCCTGAAGTAAAAGCCCAGGTCGAAAAAGCAATGGTTTTTGTTGAGAAGATCATGGGCGCTCAATTTAACGATAAGAAAAATCCGTTGCTCGTATCCGTACGCTCCGGCGCCCGCCGCTCCTTACCCGGTATGATGGAAACCGTTCTGAATGTGGGATTAAACGAAGCGACCTGCAAAGGACTCATTGAAAAAACACAAAATCCGCGATTTGTCTATGACGCGTATCGCCGGTTGATCCAGATGTATTCCGACGTCGTGATGGAAAAAGCCGCCGGTATCGAACCTAAGGACGGGCACGGCATTCGACACCTGTTAGAACTTGACCTTAATGCGCTGAAAACGGCGCGAGGTATTAAGCTTGATACCGACCTGACGGCAGATGACCTTAAACAGTTGATTGCGACGTATAAGGCACGTGTTATCGAAGTTCTCGGTACGCCATTTCCTGAAGATCCGATGGAACAAATCTGGGGCGCGATCGGCGCCGTATTTGCAAGCTGGGTCGGCAAGCGCGCTATTGCGTATCGCAGGATCGAAGGCATTCCGGATGAATGGGGAACTGCAGTGAATGTTCAGGCGATGGTCTATGGTAATATGGGCAATTCCTCCGCAACAGGCGTAGCCTTTACGCGTAATCCCGCCACGGGCGACAATCATTTTTACGGTGAATGGCTTGCCAATGCCCAAGGTGAAGATGTGGTTGCCGGAATTCGTACGCCGAATCCGCTGAACGAGATTGGCAAGAATCCGCATAACGAACATCTATCGTCGCTGGAAACGGCCATGCCGAATGCCTATAAACAATTACATGTAATAGAACGAAAATTGGAAAAGCATTATCACGACATGCTCGATATCGAATTTACGATTCAGGAAGGCAAGTTGTGGATGCTGCAGTGCCGCGTTGGAAAACGTAACGGCCCTTCGGCCGTAAAAATGGCGCTGGATATGTATAAGGAAAAACTGATCAACAAGGAAGAAGCAATCATGCGCGTGACTCCTGCGCAGTTAGAAGAACTCCTGCATCCTATTATTGATCCAGCTGCGGAACTTAAACTTAAACCGATCGCCAAAGGGTTGCCCGCAGGCCCCGGCGGTGCGGCAGGCCAGGCTGTTTTCTCGGCGGCTGACGCGGTCGCATGGGGAAAACAAGGGAAGAAAGTTATTCTGGTGCGTGATGAAACCAATCCGGAAGACGTGGAAGGCATGCGAGCGGCAGAAGGCATTCTCACTGCACGAGGCGGTATGACAAGCCACGCGGCGCTCGTTGCGCGCGGATGGGGCAAGTGCTGCATCGTCGGCGCCGGCGAACTCGAAATTCATCTTTCGGACAGATACTTCAGAGTTAACGGACATAAGATCAATGAGGGCGACTGGATTACGCTGAACGGCACCGCCGGATTTGTGTATGAAGGTTCACTCCCGATGATCAAAGCCGCCGAAGACAATCCAAATTTTATCGAATTTATGAAACTGTGCGACCAGGTGCGCAGACTGAAAGTTCGCACCAATGCCGACACGCCGGAAGACGCCGCTAAAGGGCGCCTATTCGGAGCCGAAGGCATCGGCTTATTCAGAACCGAGCACATGTTCTATGGAAAAAATTCTGAACAACCGCTCTTCCTGCTGCGCAAAATGATCGTATCGAAGAATGAAGAGGAACGACGAGCCGCATTAGACGAACTCTTTCCGTTCGTCAAGTCGGACATCAAAGGCACATTGGCGGCAATGGACGGATATGCGGTTACGATCCGGACGCTCGATCCGCCGTTACATGAATTTGTACCGCAGCATGAGGAAGAACGAAATAAACTTTCGTCGAGCCTCGGTATCACGGCGGAGCAATTTAATAAACGCGCCGAAGATCTTCATGAGAATAATCCGATGATGGGGCATCGCGGCGTTCGTCTCGGCGTGACCTATCCGGAAGTAACGGAAATGCAGGTTCGCGCCATATTTGAAGCGGCGGCGGAATTACTCAAAGAAGGCAAAAAAGTATTTCCAGAGATCATGATTCCTGTGGTTGCGGCTAATACGGAATTAAAAAATCAAAAAACACTGGTCGAAAACATATACGCAGAAGTTCTGGCGAAATTTGGCATGAAGAAAATCCCGCATTTGGTGGGAACTATGATTGAGATTCCTCGCGCCTGTTTGACGGCGGATAAAGTGGCCGAAGACGCAGAGTTTTTCTCTTTCGGTACCAATGACCTCACGCAGATGACGTTTGGCTTCTCCCGCGACGATATCGGCGGATTTCTTCCGGAATATCTTGATAAAAAGCTCCTCCCGGTGGATCCTTTCCAGGTCATCGATCAGAATTCCATTGGCATCCTGATGAAAATGGCGATCGACAAAGGGCGTAAAGTACGCAAAGACCTGAAGATCGGCATATGCGGTGAACATGGAGGCGAACCGAATTCGGTGGAGTTTTGCCATTCGCTCGGCCTTAATTATGTAAGCTGTTCGCCATTCCGGGTACCTATTGCGCGATTGGCAGCGGCTCAAGCAGTTATTAATGAGAAAGTAAATAAATAA